Proteins encoded together in one Streptomyces sp. NBC_01216 window:
- a CDS encoding MFS transporter, which produces MQRTNTARTRLRAAAGGTNRWVVLVVLCVSLLLVALDATVLHVAVPSVTEDLRPSATGLLWIVDAYPLVCASLLILFGTLGDRVGRRRVLLLGYALFGLASAVAALATVPEVLIAARALLGVGGAMIMPATLSILRAVFPDRRERATAIGIWTAVAAVGAATGPVIGGFLVEHFWWGSVFLINIPLMALILPLGRWLLPESRGVGDGPWDVLGALMAAAGVLGAVLGVKRLGAGESLLAFPTAAPLCAGAALLILFVRRQRRREHPLIDMRLFSRAAFTTSVGCIVLAMLALVGLELIAVQYLQLVLGLSPLETGLRLLPLTFAAMAAGATGSYTLRRIGPRRMVGWGFVLTAAAVLLLILMGQHDRPLLLTVGFVLLGFGLQTTLFSAYESMLSEAPPESAGGAAAIGETSYQLGAGMGIALLGSVMNAAYGPGLSRVPGVPDSASRAAANSLGEAYQVADGLGGEAGTALHRAARHAFVHGLHVTLFVSAGLLLLGALMALRLPRVMECTVDPEDLAERTPPTDARRPAVGPDGPAARDDRAARGEARPAVRVPATREAVEPAGSGRAAH; this is translated from the coding sequence ATGCAGCGGACGAACACGGCCCGAACACGGCTCCGTGCCGCCGCGGGCGGCACCAACCGCTGGGTCGTCCTCGTCGTCCTCTGCGTCAGTCTGCTGCTCGTCGCCCTGGACGCCACCGTGCTCCACGTCGCGGTCCCGTCCGTCACCGAGGACCTGCGCCCCAGTGCCACCGGCCTGCTGTGGATAGTCGACGCCTATCCGCTGGTCTGCGCCTCCCTCCTCATCCTCTTCGGCACGCTCGGTGACCGGGTCGGCCGCCGCCGGGTACTGCTCCTCGGGTACGCGCTGTTCGGCCTCGCCTCCGCGGTCGCCGCCCTCGCCACCGTCCCCGAGGTGCTCATCGCGGCCCGCGCCCTGCTGGGCGTCGGCGGCGCGATGATCATGCCCGCCACCCTCTCGATCCTCCGGGCGGTCTTCCCCGACCGGCGCGAGCGGGCCACCGCCATCGGCATCTGGACGGCCGTCGCCGCGGTCGGCGCCGCCACCGGACCGGTGATCGGCGGATTCCTGGTCGAGCACTTCTGGTGGGGCTCGGTCTTCCTGATCAACATCCCGCTGATGGCCCTGATCCTGCCGCTCGGCCGCTGGCTGCTCCCCGAGTCCCGGGGCGTCGGCGACGGCCCCTGGGACGTCCTCGGCGCGCTGATGGCCGCGGCCGGCGTGCTGGGTGCGGTCCTCGGCGTGAAACGGCTCGGAGCGGGCGAGAGCCTGCTCGCCTTCCCGACCGCCGCGCCGCTGTGTGCCGGGGCGGCCCTGCTGATCCTCTTCGTCCGGCGGCAGCGCCGACGGGAACACCCGCTGATCGACATGCGGCTCTTCTCCCGCGCCGCCTTCACCACTTCCGTCGGCTGCATCGTGCTCGCCATGCTGGCCCTGGTCGGCCTGGAGCTGATCGCGGTCCAGTACCTCCAGCTCGTCCTCGGGCTCAGTCCCCTGGAGACCGGCCTTCGGCTGCTGCCGCTCACCTTCGCGGCCATGGCGGCCGGCGCCACCGGCTCGTACACTCTGCGCCGGATCGGGCCGCGCCGGATGGTCGGCTGGGGCTTCGTGCTCACCGCCGCCGCCGTGCTGCTGCTGATCCTCATGGGCCAGCACGACCGGCCGCTGCTGCTCACCGTGGGCTTCGTGCTGCTCGGTTTCGGGCTTCAGACCACTCTCTTCTCCGCGTACGAGTCGATGCTCAGCGAGGCTCCGCCGGAGAGCGCGGGTGGCGCGGCCGCGATCGGGGAGACCTCCTACCAGCTCGGCGCGGGCATGGGCATCGCGCTGCTCGGCAGCGTGATGAACGCGGCCTACGGCCCCGGTCTCTCCCGGGTCCCCGGGGTTCCCGACAGCGCGAGCCGCGCCGCCGCGAACTCCCTCGGCGAGGCGTACCAGGTCGCCGACGGCCTCGGCGGCGAAGCCGGGACCGCACTGCACCGGGCGGCCCGGCACGCCTTCGTCCACGGTCTGCACGTGACCCTGTTCGTCAGCGCCGGGCTGCTGCTGCTCGGTGCGCTGATGGCGCTGCGGCTGCCCCGGGTCATGGAGTGCACGGTGGACCCGGAGGACCTGGCGGAGCGGACACCGCCCACGGACGCCCGGAGACCGGCCGTCGGCCCCGACGGCCCGGCCGCGCGGGACGACCGGGCCGCGCGGGGGGAAGCCCGCCCGGCCGTGCGGGTTCCCGCCACGCGGGAGGCGGTCGAGCCGGCCGGCTCTGGACGCGCGGCACACTGA
- a CDS encoding acyl-CoA dehydrogenase family protein encodes MSASSPAAPKPPPFDPGDPLGIDDLLDPEDLAVRDTVRGWAADRVLPHVAEWYERGELPAIRELARELGSIGALGMSLTGYGCAGATHVQYGLACLELEAADSGIRSLVSVQGSLAMYAIRKFGSEEQRRRWLPGMAAGEIIGCFGLTEPDHGSDPAGMRTHAKKDGGDWVLNGRKMWITNGSVAGVAVVWAQTDEGIRGFVVPTDVPGFSAPEIRHKWSLRASVTSELVMDDVRLPADAVLPEVTGLKGPLSCLSHARYGIVWGAMGAARSSFESALSYAKTREQFGRPIGGFQLTQAKLADMAVELHKGILLAHHLGRRLDAGRLRPEQVSFGKLNNVREAIEICRTSRTILGANGISLEYPVMRHATNLESVLTYEGTVEMHQLVLGKALTGLDAFR; translated from the coding sequence ATGTCCGCATCCTCGCCCGCTGCCCCGAAGCCGCCGCCCTTCGACCCCGGCGACCCGCTCGGCATCGACGACCTCCTGGACCCCGAGGACCTCGCCGTCCGTGACACGGTCCGCGGCTGGGCCGCCGACCGGGTCCTGCCGCACGTCGCCGAGTGGTACGAGCGTGGCGAACTGCCCGCCATCCGCGAGCTGGCCCGGGAGCTCGGCTCGATCGGCGCGCTCGGGATGTCCCTCACCGGCTACGGCTGCGCCGGCGCCACCCATGTCCAGTACGGCCTGGCCTGCCTGGAGCTCGAGGCCGCAGACTCGGGCATCCGCTCCCTCGTCTCCGTGCAGGGCTCGCTCGCCATGTACGCGATCCGGAAGTTCGGCTCCGAGGAACAGAGGCGGCGCTGGCTGCCCGGCATGGCCGCGGGCGAGATCATCGGCTGCTTCGGTCTCACCGAGCCCGACCACGGCTCGGACCCGGCCGGAATGCGCACCCACGCGAAGAAGGACGGCGGCGACTGGGTGCTGAACGGCCGCAAGATGTGGATCACCAACGGCTCGGTGGCGGGGGTCGCCGTGGTCTGGGCGCAGACCGACGAGGGCATCCGCGGATTCGTGGTGCCGACCGACGTGCCGGGGTTCTCCGCGCCCGAGATCCGCCACAAGTGGTCGCTGCGGGCCAGCGTCACCAGCGAGCTCGTCATGGACGACGTGCGCCTGCCGGCCGACGCCGTGCTGCCGGAGGTCACCGGACTCAAGGGCCCGCTCAGCTGCCTCTCGCACGCCCGCTACGGCATCGTCTGGGGCGCGATGGGCGCCGCACGCTCCTCGTTCGAGTCGGCCCTGTCGTACGCGAAGACCCGTGAGCAGTTCGGCAGGCCGATCGGCGGATTCCAGCTGACCCAGGCCAAGCTCGCCGACATGGCCGTGGAACTGCACAAGGGCATCCTGCTCGCCCATCATCTCGGGCGCCGGCTCGACGCCGGGCGCCTCCGTCCCGAGCAGGTCAGCTTCGGCAAGCTCAACAACGTGCGGGAGGCGATCGAGATCTGCCGTACCTCACGCACCATCCTCGGTGCCAACGGCATCTCCCTGGAGTACCCCGTGATGCGGCACGCCACCAATCTCGAGTCCGTCCTCACCTACGAGGGGACCGTCGAGATGCACCAGCTGGTCCTGGGTAAGGCGCTCACCGGGCTGGACGCGTTCCGGTAG
- a CDS encoding cell division protein SepF, giving the protein MGSVRKASAWLGLVEDNDERYYDDEYAEGAENGDAWVTDPRVRVASDTAQEQGRRIATVSPDGFRDARGIGELFRAGVPVIVNLTAMEPSDAKRVVDFAAGLAFGLRGSIERVATRVFLLTPADTQIVTGDHSARAQDGFFNQS; this is encoded by the coding sequence ATGGGATCGGTGCGCAAGGCGAGTGCATGGCTGGGACTCGTCGAGGACAACGACGAGCGTTACTACGACGACGAGTACGCCGAAGGTGCCGAGAACGGCGACGCCTGGGTGACGGACCCGCGGGTCCGGGTGGCGTCCGACACGGCACAGGAGCAGGGCCGCCGGATCGCGACCGTCTCCCCGGACGGCTTCCGGGACGCCCGGGGCATCGGCGAGCTCTTCCGGGCCGGCGTCCCGGTCATCGTGAACCTCACGGCCATGGAACCCTCCGACGCCAAGCGCGTGGTGGACTTCGCCGCCGGTCTCGCCTTCGGCCTGCGCGGATCGATCGAGCGGGTGGCGACGCGGGTCTTCCTGCTGACCCCGGCCGACACCCAGATCGTCACCGGGGACCACTCGGCCCGCGCGCAGGACGGTTTCTTCAACCAGAGCTGA
- a CDS encoding DUF5685 family protein: MFGIVRPCTHRLGVGLRAEWTAHLCGLCLALRADHGQFARVVTNYDGLVVSVLTEAQTGTRDGTVAGGRRTAGPCPLRGMRTAPVAQGEGARLAAAVSLVLASAKVRDHVADRDGLLSRRPVAAAARRVARSWNEAGARSGRAVGFDTAVLVDAVDRQPGIEAGAGPGTSPLVVTEPTETATAAAFAHTAVLAGRPGNVAPLTEAGRLFGRLAHLLDAVEDREADAARGVWNPLTGTGTSTREARRLADDALGGIRTALRETGFTDGRLTHVLLAHELRNAVDRAFGTTACAHRPADAAPRPLARRPGPSAPGTVPGHPYAPGPDGPTGPDGTPPPEPPNRRRGLIAGCAVWAGLACTCRLCCGTYEDPWSRRRRRGLCDYCDCFECCDCCQCGDGGRCDGCDCCGCDCGC; this comes from the coding sequence TTGTTCGGAATCGTCAGGCCCTGCACGCACCGTCTCGGTGTGGGGCTCAGGGCGGAGTGGACGGCGCATCTGTGCGGGCTGTGTCTGGCCCTGCGGGCCGACCACGGACAGTTCGCCCGGGTGGTCACCAACTACGACGGTCTCGTCGTCTCGGTACTGACGGAGGCTCAGACCGGCACTCGCGACGGGACGGTCGCGGGCGGGCGCCGCACCGCGGGCCCGTGCCCCCTGCGTGGGATGAGGACCGCCCCGGTCGCCCAGGGCGAGGGCGCGCGGCTCGCCGCGGCGGTCTCTCTGGTGCTCGCCTCGGCGAAGGTGCGGGACCACGTCGCCGACCGTGACGGACTGCTGTCCCGCAGGCCGGTCGCCGCGGCGGCGCGCCGGGTCGCCCGGTCCTGGAACGAGGCGGGCGCGCGCTCCGGGCGGGCGGTCGGCTTCGACACGGCCGTCCTGGTCGACGCCGTCGACCGCCAGCCCGGGATCGAGGCGGGCGCCGGACCCGGTACGTCCCCGCTCGTCGTGACCGAGCCGACCGAGACGGCCACCGCCGCGGCCTTCGCGCACACCGCGGTACTGGCCGGCCGGCCCGGGAACGTCGCGCCGCTGACCGAGGCCGGCCGGCTCTTCGGCCGGCTCGCACACCTCCTGGACGCCGTCGAGGACCGGGAGGCGGACGCGGCGAGGGGTGTGTGGAACCCGCTGACCGGGACGGGTACCTCGACGCGGGAGGCCCGGCGCCTCGCGGACGACGCCCTGGGCGGCATACGGACGGCGCTGAGGGAGACCGGGTTCACCGACGGCCGGCTGACACACGTACTGCTCGCGCACGAGCTCCGTAACGCGGTGGACCGCGCCTTCGGCACGACCGCCTGCGCCCATCGGCCGGCGGACGCCGCCCCTCGGCCCCTGGCGCGCCGGCCCGGTCCCTCCGCGCCCGGGACGGTGCCCGGCCACCCGTACGCGCCGGGTCCCGATGGTCCCACGGGCCCGGACGGAACACCGCCCCCCGAGCCGCCGAACCGCCGTCGGGGCCTGATCGCCGGCTGCGCGGTCTGGGCGGGCCTGGCCTGCACCTGCCGGCTGTGCTGCGGCACCTACGAGGACCCCTGGAGCCGGCGGCGCAGGCGGGGGCTGTGCGACTACTGCGACTGCTTCGAGTGCTGTGACTGCTGTCAGTGCGGCGATGGGGGTCGCTGCGACGGCTGTGACTGCTGCGGCTGCGATTGCGGCTGCTGA
- a CDS encoding S1 family peptidase: MRIKRTIPTTPHGRVTRRLRLAAVTTGLVAAAALAVPTANADTAQTFSASQLSAVGDAVLSADVAGTAWHVDPATDKLVVTVDSTVSKAEIAEIKQRAGANAGAIRVERTPGRFTKLISGGDAVYASGWRCSLGFNVRDSAGNYYFLTAGHCTDGAGTWYSNSARTNVLGSTAGSSFPYNDYGIVRYTNSSVSKPGAVGNVDITSAANATVGMSVTRRGSTTGTHSGSVTGLNATVNYGGGDVVYGMIRTNVCAEGGDSGGPLYSGSRAIGLTSGGSGNCSSGGTTFFQPVTEALSAYGVNVY; the protein is encoded by the coding sequence GTGAGGATCAAGCGCACCATCCCCACCACCCCCCACGGCCGTGTCACGAGACGGCTCCGCCTCGCCGCCGTCACCACCGGTCTCGTCGCCGCCGCGGCGCTCGCCGTCCCCACCGCGAACGCCGACACCGCCCAGACCTTCAGTGCGTCACAGCTGTCCGCCGTGGGTGACGCCGTGCTGAGCGCCGACGTGGCCGGAACGGCCTGGCACGTCGACCCGGCGACGGACAAGCTGGTCGTCACCGTGGACTCCACCGTGTCGAAGGCCGAGATAGCCGAGATCAAGCAGCGAGCCGGAGCCAACGCCGGGGCGATACGCGTCGAACGCACGCCGGGCCGGTTCACCAAGCTGATCTCCGGCGGTGACGCCGTCTACGCCAGCGGCTGGCGTTGTTCCCTCGGCTTCAACGTCCGTGACAGCGCGGGCAACTACTACTTCCTCACCGCCGGCCACTGCACCGACGGCGCGGGCACCTGGTACTCCAACTCCGCCCGGACGAACGTGCTCGGTTCCACGGCGGGATCCAGCTTCCCGTACAACGACTACGGCATCGTCCGCTACACCAACAGCTCCGTCTCCAAGCCGGGCGCGGTGGGCAACGTGGACATCACCAGCGCCGCCAACGCCACCGTCGGCATGTCCGTGACCCGGCGCGGTTCCACCACCGGCACCCACAGCGGCTCGGTGACCGGCCTCAACGCCACGGTCAACTACGGCGGCGGCGACGTCGTCTACGGCATGATCCGCACCAACGTCTGTGCCGAGGGCGGCGACTCCGGCGGTCCGCTCTACTCCGGCAGCCGCGCCATCGGTCTCACCTCCGGCGGCAGCGGCAACTGCTCCTCGGGCGGCACCACCTTCTTCCAGCCCGTCACCGAGGCGCTGAGCGCGTACGGGGTGAACGTCTACTGA
- a CDS encoding DUF3533 domain-containing protein, producing MTFADELKSAVTPRAALLVVGVLALQLLFITSYVGALHHPQPRDVPFGVVAPQQVSAQLVGRLERLPGEPLAPRTVTDEAAAREQILNRDIDGALLVDPAGTTDTLLVASGGGTVLSSTLQGLFTRIEAADGRTVRTVDVAPASAEDFDGLSAFYLVVGWCVGGYICAAILAISAGSRPADMPRAFIRLATLAVYSALGGLGGAVIVGPVLGALPGSVVALWGLGTLVVFAVGAATLALQSVFGIVGIGLAILLIVVAGNPSAGGAFPLPMLPPFWNAIGPALPPGAGTWVARSLAYFEGNSVTGPLLVLSAWAVAGTAITLVTTSLKRNPAAEPLADEMGVKP from the coding sequence ATGACCTTCGCCGATGAGCTGAAGAGCGCCGTCACCCCTCGAGCCGCCCTGCTCGTCGTCGGCGTCCTCGCCCTCCAGCTGCTCTTCATCACCTCGTACGTCGGGGCGCTGCACCATCCGCAGCCCCGGGACGTCCCTTTCGGCGTGGTCGCACCGCAGCAGGTCTCCGCCCAGCTCGTCGGACGGCTGGAGAGGCTTCCCGGCGAGCCGCTGGCCCCCCGGACGGTCACCGACGAGGCCGCGGCCCGCGAGCAGATCCTGAACCGGGACATCGACGGCGCCCTGCTGGTGGACCCGGCCGGGACCACCGACACCCTGCTCGTCGCCTCCGGCGGCGGCACGGTGCTGTCCTCCACCCTGCAAGGGCTCTTCACCCGGATCGAGGCCGCCGACGGCCGCACGGTCAGGACCGTGGACGTCGCCCCCGCCTCGGCCGAGGACTTCGACGGCCTCTCGGCGTTCTACCTGGTGGTCGGCTGGTGCGTCGGCGGCTACATCTGCGCCGCGATCCTGGCCATCAGCGCGGGCTCCCGGCCCGCCGACATGCCCCGGGCGTTCATCCGGCTCGCCACGCTCGCGGTCTACTCCGCCCTCGGCGGACTGGGTGGTGCCGTCATCGTCGGCCCGGTCCTCGGCGCCCTGCCGGGCAGCGTCGTGGCCCTGTGGGGCCTGGGCACCCTGGTCGTCTTCGCGGTCGGCGCGGCGACCCTGGCCCTCCAGTCGGTCTTCGGCATCGTGGGAATCGGCCTGGCGATCCTGCTGATCGTGGTCGCGGGCAACCCGAGCGCGGGCGGCGCCTTCCCGCTGCCGATGCTTCCCCCCTTCTGGAACGCGATCGGCCCGGCCCTGCCACCGGGCGCGGGCACCTGGGTGGCCCGTTCCCTCGCGTACTTCGAGGGCAACAGTGTCACCGGCCCGCTCCTGGTCCTGTCCGCCTGGGCCGTCGCCGGGACCGCGATCACACTCGTGACGACGTCCCTGAAGCGGAACCCCGCGGCGGAGCCGCTCGCGGACGAGATGGGCGTGAAGCCGTAG
- a CDS encoding DNA polymerase III subunit alpha translates to MPGFTHLHTASGFSLRYGASHPERLAERAAERGMDALALTDRDTVAGVVRFAKACEKAGVRPLFGVDLAVAPPARPSSPPARGRGPAATSGSGGWPGVGETRTSARRVPVRGGAFVDESATRAVLLARSRAGWAALCRTITAAHAAGGRPLLPWDANHGEGLFVLLGPESDVGRALAAGRPDRAARLLAPWRERYGDALRLEAVHHGRDGAGPGSLRLAARTVGFAAEQGVRPVLGNAVRYADPGQGPVADVLDSARRLVPIDPRKELDGGRSWLKGADDMRAAAERIVEAAGFRRNAAHRLLEQTRAVAEECLLDPQDDLGLGSAHFPEPRLVGAGHRTAQRVLASRAAAGMVLRGYDRGRDRRVYWDRVHHELDIIAHHGFATYFLTVAQVVDDVRRMGIRVAARGSGAGSLVNHLLGIAHADPVEHGLLMERFLSKNRVALPDIDIDVESARRLEVYRAIIGRFGAERVATVAMPETYRVRHALRDVGAALSMDPAEIDRLAKAFPHIRARDALAALDELPELRELAGEKERYGRLWELVEALDALPRGIAMHPCGVLLSDASLLTRTPVVPTSGEGFPMSLFDKEDVEDLGLLKLDVLGVRMQSAMAHAVAEVERATGARVDLDDPEQVPPGDPATYRLVQSTETLGCFQIESPGQRDLVGRLQPATFHDLVVDISLFRPGPVAADMVRPFIEARHGRAPVRYPHPDLEEALRETYGVVVFHEQIIEIVRIMTGCGRGEADQVRRGLSHRESQGRIRLWFAGRASLRGYDDAVVARTWEIVEAFGSYGFCKAHAVAFAVPTYQSAWLKAHHPAAFYAGLLTHDPGMYPKRLLLADARRRGVPVLPLDVNRSAATHRIELVSDSPEVWGVRLALADVHGISEAESARIEAGQPYASLLDFWERSRPRKPVAERLAQVGALDAFGANRRDLLLHLAELHRTQRGAASYGGQLPLAQGRKTAPVGLPDLDESERLSAELGVLGMDASRHLMGDHDAFLRELGVVSAKRLREVPHGATVLVAGAKAATQTPPVRSGRRVIFSTLDDGTGLVDLAFFDDAHVACAHTVFHSWLLLVRGVVQRRGPRSLSVVGAAAWNLAELAELRATGGLEAVGARLAEPAPASAGPGDNGRRITMETGYAMNPWADLKPAGEGVRAPAKKQRKLWHQSPGSAG, encoded by the coding sequence ATGCCGGGATTCACGCATCTGCATACCGCGTCGGGTTTCTCCCTGCGCTACGGCGCCTCGCACCCCGAGCGGCTGGCCGAGCGCGCCGCGGAGCGCGGCATGGACGCCCTCGCCCTCACGGACCGGGACACGGTCGCGGGCGTGGTGCGCTTCGCGAAGGCGTGCGAGAAGGCGGGCGTCCGTCCCCTGTTCGGCGTCGACCTCGCGGTCGCGCCGCCCGCGCGGCCGTCCTCCCCTCCTGCCCGCGGGCGCGGCCCGGCCGCGACGTCCGGAAGCGGCGGGTGGCCCGGGGTGGGGGAGACGCGGACCTCGGCGCGACGAGTGCCCGTGCGCGGCGGGGCCTTCGTGGACGAGTCCGCGACCCGGGCCGTCCTGCTCGCCCGTTCCCGGGCGGGCTGGGCCGCTCTCTGCCGGACGATCACCGCCGCCCACGCCGCCGGCGGCCGGCCCCTGCTGCCCTGGGACGCCAACCACGGCGAGGGCCTGTTCGTCCTCCTCGGTCCCGAGTCTGATGTCGGCCGCGCCCTCGCCGCGGGCCGCCCCGACCGGGCCGCCCGCCTGCTCGCCCCCTGGCGCGAGCGCTACGGCGACGCGCTGCGCCTGGAGGCCGTCCACCACGGCCGCGACGGCGCCGGCCCCGGCTCGCTGCGGCTCGCCGCCCGTACCGTCGGATTCGCCGCCGAACAGGGGGTCCGTCCGGTCCTCGGCAACGCCGTCCGCTACGCAGACCCCGGCCAGGGCCCGGTCGCCGACGTCCTCGACTCCGCCCGTCGCCTCGTGCCGATCGACCCCCGCAAGGAACTCGACGGCGGCCGGTCCTGGCTCAAGGGCGCGGATGACATGCGGGCCGCCGCCGAGCGGATCGTGGAGGCCGCGGGCTTCCGCCGGAACGCCGCGCACCGGCTGCTCGAACAGACCCGAGCGGTCGCCGAGGAGTGCCTGCTCGACCCCCAGGACGACCTCGGCCTGGGCTCCGCCCACTTCCCCGAACCCCGCCTCGTGGGCGCCGGGCACCGCACCGCCCAGCGCGTCCTCGCCTCCCGGGCCGCCGCGGGCATGGTGCTGCGCGGCTACGACCGCGGCCGCGACCGCCGGGTCTACTGGGACCGCGTGCACCACGAGCTCGACATCATCGCCCACCACGGCTTCGCCACCTACTTCCTGACGGTCGCCCAGGTCGTCGACGACGTACGGCGGATGGGTATCCGGGTCGCCGCCCGCGGCTCCGGGGCGGGGTCGCTCGTCAACCACCTCCTCGGCATCGCCCATGCCGATCCGGTCGAGCACGGGCTGCTGATGGAGCGCTTCCTCTCCAAGAACCGCGTCGCCCTGCCCGACATCGACATCGACGTCGAGTCCGCCCGCCGGCTGGAGGTCTACCGCGCGATCATCGGCCGCTTCGGCGCCGAACGCGTCGCCACCGTCGCCATGCCCGAGACCTACCGGGTGCGCCACGCCCTGCGGGACGTGGGCGCCGCCCTGTCCATGGACCCGGCCGAGATCGACCGGCTCGCCAAGGCGTTCCCGCACATCCGGGCCCGGGACGCTCTCGCCGCCCTCGACGAACTCCCGGAACTGCGCGAACTCGCCGGGGAGAAGGAGCGGTACGGCAGGCTCTGGGAATTGGTCGAGGCCCTCGACGCCCTGCCGCGCGGCATCGCCATGCATCCCTGCGGGGTGCTGCTCTCGGACGCCTCGCTGCTCACCCGCACACCCGTGGTGCCCACCAGTGGAGAGGGGTTCCCCATGTCGCTGTTCGACAAGGAGGACGTGGAGGACCTCGGACTGCTCAAGCTCGACGTGCTCGGGGTGCGGATGCAGTCCGCGATGGCGCACGCCGTCGCGGAGGTCGAGCGGGCGACGGGTGCCCGGGTCGACCTCGACGACCCGGAGCAGGTGCCGCCGGGCGATCCGGCCACGTACCGGCTCGTCCAGTCCACCGAGACCCTCGGCTGCTTCCAGATCGAGTCGCCGGGGCAGCGCGACCTGGTCGGCCGGCTCCAGCCCGCCACCTTCCACGACCTCGTCGTGGACATCTCGCTCTTCCGGCCCGGCCCGGTCGCCGCCGACATGGTCCGCCCCTTCATCGAGGCCCGCCACGGCCGCGCGCCCGTCCGCTACCCCCACCCGGATCTGGAGGAGGCGCTGAGGGAGACGTACGGCGTCGTCGTCTTCCACGAGCAGATCATCGAGATCGTGCGGATCATGACCGGCTGCGGCCGGGGCGAGGCCGACCAGGTGCGGCGCGGGCTCTCACATCGCGAGTCACAGGGCCGGATCAGGCTCTGGTTCGCCGGGCGGGCCTCTCTGCGGGGATACGACGACGCCGTCGTCGCCCGTACCTGGGAGATCGTGGAGGCATTCGGCTCGTACGGCTTCTGTAAGGCGCACGCGGTGGCCTTCGCCGTGCCGACGTACCAGTCCGCCTGGCTCAAGGCGCACCACCCCGCCGCCTTCTACGCCGGGCTGCTCACCCACGATCCGGGGATGTATCCGAAGCGGCTGCTGCTCGCGGACGCGCGGCGACGGGGGGTGCCGGTGCTGCCGCTGGACGTGAACCGGTCCGCCGCCACCCATCGGATCGAACTGGTGTCTGATTCTCCTGAGGTGTGGGGCGTGCGGCTCGCACTCGCCGACGTCCACGGCATCAGTGAGGCGGAGAGCGCGCGGATCGAGGCGGGACAGCCCTACGCCTCGCTGCTCGACTTCTGGGAGCGGTCCCGGCCGCGCAAGCCGGTCGCCGAACGGCTGGCTCAGGTGGGCGCGCTGGACGCCTTCGGCGCCAACCGCCGGGACCTGCTGCTCCATCTGGCCGAACTCCACCGTACCCAGCGCGGAGCCGCCTCCTACGGTGGGCAGCTCCCGCTCGCCCAAGGCCGGAAGACCGCGCCCGTCGGCCTGCCCGACCTCGACGAGTCCGAGCGTCTCAGCGCCGAACTGGGCGTGCTCGGCATGGACGCCTCGCGCCATCTCATGGGTGACCACGACGCCTTCCTGCGCGAACTCGGCGTCGTCTCCGCCAAGCGGCTGCGCGAGGTCCCGCACGGTGCCACCGTGCTCGTTGCGGGAGCCAAGGCGGCCACCCAGACCCCGCCGGTCCGCTCCGGCAGGCGGGTCATCTTCAGCACGCTCGACGACGGCACGGGTCTGGTCGACCTCGCCTTCTTCGACGACGCCCACGTGGCCTGCGCGCACACCGTCTTCCACTCCTGGCTGCTGCTCGTCCGGGGCGTGGTGCAGCGACGCGGCCCCCGCAGCCTCAGCGTGGTCGGAGCGGCGGCCTGGAACCTCGCCGAGCTGGCGGAACTGCGCGCGACCGGCGGTCTGGAGGCGGTGGGCGCGCGGCTCGCGGAGCCCGCGCCCGCCTCCGCCGGCCCCGGTGACAACGGCCGCCGGATCACCATGGAGACCGGGTACGCGATGAACCCCTGGGCGGACCTGAAGCCGGCCGGCGAGGGTGTGCGCGCCCCGGCGAAGAAGCAGAGGAAGCTGTGGCACCAGAGTCCGGGGAGCGCGGGATGA